A single genomic interval of Pyrus communis chromosome 5, drPyrComm1.1, whole genome shotgun sequence harbors:
- the LOC137733814 gene encoding alpha-soluble NSF attachment protein 2-like codes for MGDQIARAEDFERKAEKKLSSWGFFGSKHEDAAELYDKSANAYKLAKSWDKAGATYVKLANCHLKSESKHEAATAYVDAAHCYKKTNVNEAISCLEQAVNMLCDIGRLNMAARYYKEIAELYESEQNIEKAIEFFERAADFFQNEEVTTSANQCKQKVAQFAAQIEQYPKSIEIYEEIARHSLNNNLLKYGVKGHLLNAGICQLCKGDVVAITNALERYQDLDPTFSGTREYRFLADIAAAVDEEDIAKFTDVVKEFDSMTPLDAWKTTLLLRVKEKLKSKELEEDDLT; via the exons ATGGGCGATCAGATTGCTAGGGCGGAGGATTTCGAGAGGAAAGCAGAGAAGAAATTGAGCAGCTGGGGATTTTTCGGTTCCAAACATGAAGACGCCGCCGAACTCTACGACAAATCTGCCAATGCCTACAAGCTCGCCAAATCCT GGGACAAAGCCGGAGCAACATATGTCAAGTTGGCAAACTGTCATTTGAAG AGCGAAAGCAAACATGAAGCCGCCACAGCTTATGTTGATGCTGCACATTGCTACAAGAAAACAAATGTTAATG AGGCCATTTCTTGCTTAGAGCAGGCGGTAAATATGCTATGTGATATTGGAAGGCTTAATATGGCTGCAAGATACTATAAG GAAATTGCCGAACTATATGAGTCTGAACAAAATATTGAGAAGGCTATTGAGTTCTTTGAAAGGGCAGCTGATTTCTTCCAAAACGAAGAAGTAACAACGTCGGCCAACCAGTGCAAGCAGAAAGTTGCTCAGTTTGCTGCTCAGATTGAACA GTACCCCAAGTCTATTGAAATTTATGAAGAAATTGCACGGCACTCACTCAACAACAACTTGCTTAAGTATGGAGTTAAGGGGCATCTTCTTAATGCTGGAATATGCCAACTTTGCAAAGGAGATGTAGTTGCAATCACCAATGCATTAGAGCGATATCAG GATTTAGATCCGACTTTTTCAGGAACAAGGGAGTACAGGTTCTTAGCG GATATTGCCGCTGCAGTTGATGAGGAAGACATTGCGAAGTTCACTGACGTGGTCAAGGAATTTGATAGTATGACCCCACTG GATGCATGGAAGACAACTTTACTGCTGAGAGTGAAGGAAAAGCTGAAGTCCAAGGAACTTGAGGAGGACGATCTTACCTGA